Proteins encoded within one genomic window of Tigriopus californicus strain San Diego chromosome 12, Tcal_SD_v2.1, whole genome shotgun sequence:
- the LOC131891398 gene encoding uncharacterized protein LOC131891398 isoform X1, whose amino-acid sequence MVSSRDNNNNGRLSISSIDSFYFKTRLQWAFAFNVLFLWLNVECLNLEHFLRSEVSAIDPQVQSSLQERQPRFLIRTTSTVTATSFVSTSTACFTTAATFTAICARRKKRGFRILDAPIRGQHPAESQVQPSQSVQQKGAQEATIPEIQPSITTASREGRFFQFLFTTTLTTTTLTSTTITGTTTFTLGACQPSSFIYNAC is encoded by the exons ATGGTAAGTTCAcgagacaacaacaacaacggccgTCTCTCAATATCTTCTATCGActcattttatttcaagacCCGACTTCAATGGGCATTTGCTTTTAACGTCTTGTTTCTTTGGCTGAACGTGGAATGTCtcaatttggaacatttccTTCGATCGGAAGTGTCCGCCATCGATCCCCAAGTACAATCCTCTCTTCAGGAACGACAACCAAGATTTCTCATTCGG ACAACCTCCACCGTGACTGCGACCTCATTTGTTTCGACCTCAACGGCTTGTTTCACAACAGCTGCCACTTTTACCGCTATTTGTGCACGAAGAAAAAAGCGGGGTTTTCGAATTTTGGACGCGCCCATTCGAGGACAGCACCCTGCAGAAAGCCAAGTCCAGCCTAGTCAATCCGTACAACAAAAAGGTGCTCAAGAGGCGACAATCCCTGAG ATTCAACCATCTATCACTACTGCAAGTCGAGAGGGTCggtttttccaatttctcttTACAACAACCTTGACGACAACAACATTGACGAGTACCACAATAACGGGTACAACCACCTTTACATTGGGGGCTTGCCAACCATCGAGTTTTATATATAACGCATGTTAG
- the LOC131891398 gene encoding uncharacterized protein LOC131891398 isoform X2 has translation MTRLQWAFAFNVLFLWLNVECLNLEHFLRSEVSAIDPQVQSSLQERQPRFLIRTTSTVTATSFVSTSTACFTTAATFTAICARRKKRGFRILDAPIRGQHPAESQVQPSQSVQQKGAQEATIPEIQPSITTASREGRFFQFLFTTTLTTTTLTSTTITGTTTFTLGACQPSSFIYNAC, from the exons ATG acCCGACTTCAATGGGCATTTGCTTTTAACGTCTTGTTTCTTTGGCTGAACGTGGAATGTCtcaatttggaacatttccTTCGATCGGAAGTGTCCGCCATCGATCCCCAAGTACAATCCTCTCTTCAGGAACGACAACCAAGATTTCTCATTCGG ACAACCTCCACCGTGACTGCGACCTCATTTGTTTCGACCTCAACGGCTTGTTTCACAACAGCTGCCACTTTTACCGCTATTTGTGCACGAAGAAAAAAGCGGGGTTTTCGAATTTTGGACGCGCCCATTCGAGGACAGCACCCTGCAGAAAGCCAAGTCCAGCCTAGTCAATCCGTACAACAAAAAGGTGCTCAAGAGGCGACAATCCCTGAG ATTCAACCATCTATCACTACTGCAAGTCGAGAGGGTCggtttttccaatttctcttTACAACAACCTTGACGACAACAACATTGACGAGTACCACAATAACGGGTACAACCACCTTTACATTGGGGGCTTGCCAACCATCGAGTTTTATATATAACGCATGTTAG